The following proteins are co-located in the Chryseobacterium daecheongense genome:
- a CDS encoding MFS transporter, translating into MAIKSTTMVTPKIGDTHHHNNIPLKKVLAPIVISVFAVYLTIGITLGALPALIKNELKFDSFIVGGVMGLQFLATLLTRAYAGKITDTLGAKISNHRGIFMVFVAGILYIAGSSSVHFPILALGLLILSRIIHGISESMMVTGALTWGIGLVGAHNSGKVMTWNGISMYGGIALGAPLSIWMGSQFGSVVPFTLILVLSVVSWLSTVWLPTLEADPTHIRTPFYKVIAKVSDQGLALAFSSIGFACIASFIALLFAEKNWEHASLAFVCFGGFYILTRILFASLPDKYGGYKVALGSFAIEIIGQLLIGFSHSGWMAIVGCALTGIGFSLVFPSLGVLAIKKVTPQMRGTALGAYSAFFDLSLGLAGPIAGIIAGWLGYQSIYFFGAISGLLAMLTLMGRKSGHQ; encoded by the coding sequence ATGGCAATCAAAAGTACAACTATGGTAACTCCTAAGATTGGAGATACTCATCATCACAACAACATACCTTTAAAAAAAGTTCTCGCTCCGATCGTAATTTCCGTATTTGCGGTATATCTTACAATTGGAATTACACTGGGAGCTTTACCAGCTCTGATTAAAAATGAACTGAAATTCGACTCCTTTATCGTGGGGGGTGTGATGGGGCTTCAGTTTTTAGCTACTTTATTAACAAGGGCTTATGCCGGTAAAATAACCGATACACTTGGGGCTAAAATCAGTAATCACAGAGGGATATTTATGGTTTTTGTAGCCGGGATCCTTTATATTGCAGGAAGTTCCTCTGTACATTTCCCAATTTTAGCATTAGGATTGCTGATTCTGTCAAGAATTATTCATGGTATTTCTGAAAGTATGATGGTAACGGGAGCGCTAACCTGGGGAATTGGACTGGTGGGAGCACACAATTCCGGCAAAGTAATGACCTGGAACGGAATTTCAATGTATGGAGGAATCGCTTTAGGAGCCCCGTTAAGTATATGGATGGGAAGCCAATTCGGTAGTGTTGTTCCTTTTACATTAATTCTGGTCCTTTCTGTAGTGAGTTGGTTATCAACAGTCTGGCTGCCAACCCTTGAAGCGGATCCTACTCATATAAGAACTCCTTTTTATAAAGTGATTGCAAAAGTCTCCGATCAGGGATTGGCACTGGCTTTCTCTTCCATAGGATTTGCATGCATAGCTTCCTTTATTGCTTTGCTTTTCGCTGAGAAAAACTGGGAGCATGCTTCTCTTGCTTTTGTTTGTTTTGGTGGATTTTACATTCTTACCAGAATATTATTTGCCTCCCTTCCCGACAAGTACGGTGGTTATAAAGTAGCCTTAGGGTCTTTTGCTATTGAGATCATAGGACAGCTATTGATAGGTTTTTCTCATTCGGGATGGATGGCAATCGTAGGCTGTGCACTTACGGGAATTGGTTTTTCCCTGGTATTTCCATCTTTGGGAGTACTTGCCATTAAAAAGGTAACTCCGCAGATGAGAGGAACAGCACTGGGAGCTTATTCAGCTTTTTTCGATCTTTCACTAGGCTTGGCTGGTCCGATAGCGGGGATTATTGCAGGCTGGCTGGGATATCAGTCTATTTATTTTTTTGGCGCGATCAGTGGGCTTCTGGCTATGCTGACTTTAATGGGCAGAAAAAGCGGACATCAATAA
- a CDS encoding mannan-binding lectin, with protein MSKFKINIVAGPLWSNDQAQKLGGRIAAAHLGKFTGQWSTIVEGEMSVIEVEYDTVPTGSTEYTLDVLAGPIWSNEDAKEICPSICASYGGTWNGQWTTVVEGKMSVCGCVFKF; from the coding sequence ATGTCAAAATTCAAAATCAACATCGTTGCAGGTCCGCTTTGGAGCAACGATCAGGCTCAGAAATTAGGAGGTCGTATTGCTGCGGCACATTTAGGAAAATTTACCGGACAATGGTCTACCATTGTTGAGGGGGAAATGAGTGTAATCGAAGTTGAGTACGATACGGTTCCTACAGGAAGCACAGAATATACATTGGATGTTCTGGCAGGTCCTATCTGGAGCAATGAAGATGCAAAAGAAATATGCCCTTCCATTTGTGCCTCTTACGGAGGTACCTGGAACGGACAATGGACAACAGTCGTTGAAGGTAAAATGAGCGTTTGCGGCTGTGTATTCAAATTTTAG
- a CDS encoding PLP-dependent aminotransferase family protein, protein MKKEILYLKIAGIIEQQILSGTLRLGDKLPSIRTLQKVYNVSINTVRQAFLELESKSLIEPRPKSGYYVSKASQRKFSLPSVIILESLQKEQYPEHLFLKTFASSENTDITHFSLGLPEKSLLPIAQLNKSVTTVMRSLANGGATYESVQGNLNFRRTVARWAFMLEGKVTEDDVIATSGAMNGMFTCLMAVTKPGDKVAVESPAYFGILKMINAMGLEAVEIPSDPSTGLDLEALKKVLPVISACCFVVNFNNPLGTLMPDDHKKELVKMLTEWDIPLVENDIFRNVYYGAERPKPCKAFDQAGIVMLVNSISKTLAPGYRLGWIIPGKYKDKIIQQKLIQTLSTPALYQEAISHFLENGRYDHHLRTFRKIVQNNCLKLQQGIEDYFPDNTKVSQPEGGFMVWLELDKKIDTVKLFDMAIRRNITFAPGRMFTQYNQYNNCMRLNFAMEWTDKVNSDLKTLGEIASNW, encoded by the coding sequence ATGAAAAAAGAAATCCTTTATCTGAAAATTGCCGGGATCATTGAGCAGCAGATTCTCAGTGGAACGTTAAGGCTTGGTGATAAATTGCCTTCTATACGGACCTTACAGAAAGTATATAATGTAAGCATCAATACCGTTCGGCAGGCATTTCTGGAATTAGAAAGTAAATCGTTGATAGAACCACGACCTAAATCCGGCTATTATGTAAGTAAAGCTTCACAAAGGAAATTTTCTCTTCCTTCTGTTATTATCCTGGAATCCCTGCAAAAAGAGCAGTACCCGGAACATCTTTTCCTTAAGACATTTGCTTCTTCGGAAAATACGGACATTACCCATTTTTCCCTCGGGCTGCCGGAAAAAAGCCTGCTGCCCATCGCCCAGCTTAATAAGAGCGTGACTACAGTTATGCGAAGCCTGGCAAATGGCGGGGCAACCTATGAATCTGTTCAGGGAAATCTCAATTTTAGAAGAACGGTTGCCAGATGGGCATTTATGCTGGAGGGTAAAGTTACAGAAGATGATGTGATAGCAACGTCCGGAGCGATGAACGGAATGTTTACCTGCCTGATGGCGGTTACCAAACCCGGAGATAAGGTTGCTGTAGAAAGTCCCGCTTACTTTGGTATTCTTAAAATGATAAATGCCATGGGACTTGAAGCTGTAGAAATCCCTTCAGACCCTTCTACAGGTTTAGATCTCGAAGCATTGAAAAAGGTTTTGCCTGTTATAAGTGCATGCTGTTTTGTGGTTAACTTCAATAATCCTTTAGGCACACTCATGCCGGACGATCATAAAAAGGAGCTTGTAAAAATGCTTACGGAATGGGATATTCCATTAGTTGAAAATGATATCTTCAGGAATGTGTATTATGGAGCCGAGAGGCCGAAACCCTGTAAAGCATTTGATCAAGCCGGTATTGTGATGTTGGTGAATTCTATATCCAAAACACTGGCACCGGGTTACAGGCTCGGATGGATTATCCCGGGCAAGTATAAGGATAAAATTATCCAGCAGAAGCTGATACAAACGCTTTCTACCCCTGCTTTGTATCAGGAAGCCATATCCCATTTTTTAGAAAACGGAAGGTATGATCATCATCTTCGTACATTCCGGAAAATAGTACAAAATAATTGTCTGAAGCTTCAGCAGGGCATTGAGGATTATTTTCCTGATAATACTAAAGTTTCCCAGCCGGAAGGTGGATTTATGGTATGGCTGGAACTTGATAAAAAAATTGATACTGTCAAACTGTTTGATATGGCCATCAGGCGGAATATTACTTTCGCTCCGGGAAGAATGTTTACCCAATACAATCAGTATAACAACTGTATGAGGCTGAATTTTGCGATGGAATGGACGGATAAAGTTAACTCCGATCTTAAGACTCTTGGGGAAATTGCCAGTAATTGGTAA
- a CDS encoding AraC family transcriptional regulator, with protein MIYNFYNKQTEAACRLLVHEEKFDRVFYGKDRKDKFLTLAWNQGPDIFITIDKISYLFKSGSILCLMVNQSFDFPDNSQIIVWQFNKDFYCIESHDSEVGCVGFLFYGLSQSMFVSVEDQVRDKLTLLLRIFIEEFQDVDDIQEDMLRMLLKRLIILITRSAKKQFVADQFPEQKLDIIRQFSLLVEKNYKSEHSVKFYADQLHKSPKTLSNLFNLYNNGTPSEIIQQRIILEAKRLLLFTNSSAKEIAYELGYEDVAYFSSFFKRVTGLSPLVFKKQSAGISTP; from the coding sequence ATGATCTATAATTTCTATAATAAACAGACGGAAGCAGCTTGCCGGCTTCTTGTCCATGAAGAAAAATTTGACAGGGTTTTCTACGGAAAAGATCGTAAAGACAAATTTCTGACATTGGCATGGAACCAGGGTCCGGACATTTTTATTACAATAGATAAAATATCCTATCTATTCAAATCAGGCAGCATACTTTGCTTAATGGTCAATCAGTCATTTGATTTTCCCGACAATTCACAAATCATCGTATGGCAGTTTAATAAAGATTTCTACTGCATTGAAAGTCATGATTCCGAAGTAGGGTGTGTAGGATTTCTTTTTTATGGTTTGTCTCAAAGTATGTTTGTTTCCGTGGAGGATCAGGTCCGTGATAAACTCACATTGCTACTGCGTATTTTTATTGAAGAATTCCAGGATGTAGATGATATCCAGGAGGACATGCTCCGGATGCTGTTGAAGCGCCTGATCATCCTGATTACACGGTCGGCAAAAAAACAATTTGTTGCAGATCAATTTCCTGAACAAAAACTGGATATTATCCGCCAATTCAGTTTACTGGTTGAAAAGAATTATAAGTCGGAACATTCCGTAAAGTTTTATGCAGATCAGCTTCATAAGTCTCCCAAAACCCTTTCCAATCTTTTTAATCTCTATAATAACGGAACTCCCTCTGAAATCATTCAGCAAAGGATTATACTGGAAGCTAAAAGATTACTGCTCTTTACCAACAGCTCAGCCAAAGAAATTGCTTATGAATTAGGATATGAAGATGTTGCTTATTTCAGTAGCTTTTTCAAAAGGGTAACGGGGCTTTCACCTCTGGTGTTCAAAAAGCAATCAGCCGGAATTTCCACTCCATAA
- a CDS encoding alpha/beta hydrolase, giving the protein MNPTIYYNNTDVDGLNIFYRESGPEDAPVLLLLHGFPTSSHMFRNLIPKLNDQYHIIAPDLPGFGFSDAPDSDHFSYTFDNLARIMQGFIDRLELKRFALYIFDYGAPTGLRLALANPEKITGIISQNGNAYEEGLSDSWSSIRKYWEDPTPENRKLLSDFTSEKMTKFQYQEGVKDLSLIAPESYALDQHFLDRPGMNDIQIDLMLDYRTNVALYPEFQAYFRKYQPRFLAAWGKYDPFFLPPGAEAYKKDIPDAIVKFYETGHFALETHTEEISNDIREFLKGLPS; this is encoded by the coding sequence ATGAACCCAACCATTTATTACAACAATACAGACGTTGATGGTCTGAATATTTTTTACCGTGAATCCGGGCCTGAAGATGCTCCTGTTCTTTTGCTTCTTCATGGATTTCCTACGTCTTCACACATGTTCCGCAACCTGATTCCTAAGCTGAATGATCAATATCATATCATTGCACCGGATCTACCGGGTTTCGGGTTTAGTGATGCTCCGGATTCTGACCACTTCAGCTATACGTTTGATAATCTTGCCAGGATAATGCAGGGATTTATTGATAGATTGGAATTAAAAAGATTTGCCCTTTATATTTTTGATTATGGTGCTCCTACCGGTCTTAGGTTAGCTTTAGCCAATCCCGAAAAAATAACGGGAATTATTTCTCAGAATGGGAATGCATATGAAGAAGGTCTTAGTGACAGCTGGAGTTCGATAAGAAAATACTGGGAAGATCCTACTCCGGAAAACCGTAAGCTCTTAAGTGATTTTACTTCTGAAAAGATGACCAAATTCCAGTACCAGGAAGGTGTTAAGGATCTTTCGCTTATCGCCCCTGAATCTTATGCTCTGGATCAGCATTTTCTGGACCGCCCGGGAATGAATGATATTCAGATTGACCTGATGCTGGATTACCGGACTAATGTGGCATTATATCCTGAATTTCAGGCATATTTCAGAAAATACCAGCCCCGGTTCCTGGCTGCATGGGGAAAATATGATCCTTTCTTTTTGCCTCCGGGAGCGGAAGCTTACAAAAAAGATATTCCTGATGCTATTGTAAAATTTTATGAAACCGGACATTTCGCACTGGAAACCCATACAGAAGAAATAAGTAATGACATCAGGGAGTTTTTAAAAGGCCTGCCTTCGTAA
- a CDS encoding helix-turn-helix transcriptional regulator has translation MAKSNILLHTNELNSTGIEICPMGELEESVQAAHRDEHFMFVIQQEGYSSLELDFRKVELHGAAVLYVAPGQVHRYIKNEHCTGWLVFIETALIPKTYLEIFTTYLNSNQAAEVEKNDSLFSFIPVFDAVLAHNEVSFQNNLINSFTDSLAGLMVRALVRNKHSEKVIGGQKYKTVLLFKQMIHSHYRELKQVKEYAVKLHITPLYLNEVVKEITGFAASHWIQQEIILESQRLLYYTDMDIKEIAFDLGYDDYTYFSRFFKKNTGYTASEFRKRKPLFVQL, from the coding sequence ATGGCAAAATCGAACATTTTACTCCATACAAACGAACTCAACAGCACCGGTATAGAAATTTGTCCTATGGGTGAACTTGAAGAATCTGTACAGGCAGCTCACCGCGATGAACATTTTATGTTTGTTATTCAGCAGGAAGGATATTCTTCATTAGAACTGGATTTCCGTAAGGTTGAACTTCATGGAGCTGCAGTGTTATATGTTGCACCCGGACAGGTTCACCGGTATATAAAAAATGAGCATTGTACAGGCTGGTTAGTATTTATAGAAACGGCACTGATTCCTAAAACTTATCTTGAGATTTTCACTACTTACCTCAATTCTAACCAGGCTGCAGAAGTTGAAAAGAATGACAGTCTGTTTTCGTTTATTCCGGTTTTTGATGCTGTATTGGCTCATAATGAAGTTTCTTTTCAAAATAATCTTATCAATTCATTTACGGATAGCCTGGCAGGTCTTATGGTAAGAGCGTTGGTCAGAAACAAGCATTCTGAAAAAGTCATTGGCGGACAGAAATATAAGACAGTATTGCTTTTTAAACAAATGATTCACTCGCATTACAGGGAATTGAAACAGGTAAAGGAATACGCCGTGAAACTTCATATCACCCCTCTGTATCTGAATGAGGTGGTAAAAGAAATCACAGGTTTTGCAGCCAGTCATTGGATACAACAGGAAATTATCCTGGAGTCTCAGCGTCTTTTGTACTATACTGACATGGATATTAAGGAAATTGCTTTTGACCTTGGATATGATGATTATACTTATTTTTCGCGCTTTTTTAAAAAGAATACCGGTTATACAGCATCTGAATTCCGCAAAAGAAAACCATTATTTGTCCAATTATAG
- a CDS encoding LysR family transcriptional regulator, with the protein MNLNDLKIFEAVAASGSFTKAAEVMCTVQSNVTARIKTLEEELEAQLFTRTSRKVSLTTAGHAFIQYARKISHTIEEAKKEIKNSDQIGGNLCIGCIETTLVFKAPEILSGFMNAYPHVQLEFKSDTRSKLIDDVLNYKLDAAFVSAPIHSAQLEQIHIKQDELVIVTSLDERSVNQILKKDNLNIVVFDQGCVYRARLETLLNARGVIQYKSMVMNSIEGIINFVEAGLGITLLPLELIEKYYGGRKLKTFKLSKEINTISTSLIYLKSIPKSQALESFIGMYATGNKKAISF; encoded by the coding sequence ATGAATTTAAATGATTTAAAAATATTTGAAGCAGTAGCTGCTTCCGGCAGTTTTACAAAAGCTGCGGAAGTTATGTGTACCGTACAATCCAATGTTACCGCAAGGATAAAAACGCTCGAAGAAGAACTGGAAGCTCAGCTTTTTACGCGTACTTCCAGAAAAGTTTCTTTAACCACGGCCGGACATGCATTTATTCAATATGCCCGTAAGATTTCACACACAATAGAAGAAGCCAAAAAGGAAATTAAAAATTCTGATCAGATAGGAGGGAACCTGTGCATAGGATGTATAGAGACAACACTGGTATTTAAAGCCCCCGAAATCCTTTCGGGTTTTATGAATGCTTATCCTCATGTCCAGCTGGAATTTAAATCGGACACCCGCTCAAAGCTTATTGATGATGTTCTGAATTATAAGCTGGATGCGGCGTTTGTTTCTGCACCTATTCATTCCGCACAACTCGAGCAGATCCACATCAAGCAGGATGAGCTGGTTATTGTGACTTCTCTGGATGAAAGATCAGTCAATCAAATTCTCAAAAAGGACAATCTGAATATTGTTGTTTTTGACCAGGGTTGCGTTTACAGGGCAAGGCTTGAAACTTTGCTCAATGCAAGGGGAGTGATACAATACAAGAGCATGGTCATGAATTCTATTGAAGGGATCATTAATTTCGTTGAAGCAGGCCTGGGAATTACCTTGCTTCCGCTTGAGCTGATTGAAAAGTATTACGGTGGCAGGAAATTGAAAACCTTTAAGCTCAGTAAGGAGATCAATACCATATCCACTTCTCTCATCTACCTGAAAAGCATTCCCAAATCCCAAGCTTTGGAATCTTTTATCGGGATGTATGCAACAGGTAATAAAAAAGCAATCTCTTTTTGA
- a CDS encoding carboxymuconolactone decarboxylase family protein gives MKNFQIPQKEQLSEANQNIFNQLEKGVGFVPNLYATFAHSENGLATYLALQNAKSSLKAKEKEVVNLIVSQYNNCLYCLSAHTAIAKLNGFDDDQILEIRKAKISFDSKLNSLGQLVYEAVSNKGEISEETKNQFFNEGYTEGHLVDVIIAIGDKTITNYLFAATKIPVDWPLAPEL, from the coding sequence ATGAAAAATTTTCAGATTCCTCAAAAAGAGCAGCTTTCAGAAGCAAATCAAAATATTTTTAACCAATTAGAAAAAGGGGTTGGCTTTGTTCCTAATCTGTATGCAACTTTTGCACATTCGGAAAATGGGCTTGCCACTTATCTTGCCTTGCAAAATGCCAAGTCATCCTTAAAAGCAAAAGAAAAAGAAGTAGTGAACCTTATTGTCAGCCAGTATAACAATTGCCTGTATTGTTTAAGTGCTCACACTGCTATTGCAAAGCTGAACGGATTTGATGATGATCAGATCCTTGAAATCAGAAAAGCAAAAATATCTTTTGATTCAAAACTCAATTCCTTAGGGCAACTGGTTTATGAGGCAGTAAGCAATAAGGGTGAGATTTCTGAGGAGACAAAAAATCAGTTTTTCAATGAAGGATATACCGAAGGACATTTGGTAGATGTGATTATTGCGATCGGTGATAAAACAATAACCAATTACTTGTTTGCAGCTACAAAAATTCCCGTAGACTGGCCATTAGCTCCGGAACTGTAA
- a CDS encoding DUF3078 domain-containing protein has translation MKKILLTLSLSLGIFAAAQEAKTEAPAVDTTKAWSIQGQNTLMLNQAAFSNWVGGGANNVGWLAGVNYNLTYEKGKDLWENIIILGYGQNNTQGVGTRKTQDVINLSSNYGREIAKNWYASGGVSLQTQFAPGYEDGNNPDAKKISNFMAPGYLNVGAGFTYRPNDNFTMTLRPANARVTFVLDKDLQYAGTYGLKNDGDSSLFQFGFLGTAIYKIKIMENINLTNTGSVFSNYLDHPERLVLSYSGILNMKINKFISTNITLDLLYDHNQIRRTQLKQTLGVGFAYNIDNGKKRSDKKDNQSWMKK, from the coding sequence ATGAAAAAAATTTTATTAACCCTTTCTCTTTCTTTGGGAATTTTTGCTGCAGCACAAGAAGCAAAAACAGAGGCTCCGGCTGTTGATACGACAAAAGCATGGAGCATTCAAGGTCAAAACACATTAATGCTGAACCAGGCGGCATTCTCGAACTGGGTAGGTGGTGGAGCAAACAACGTGGGTTGGCTTGCCGGTGTGAATTATAACCTTACCTATGAAAAAGGGAAGGACCTTTGGGAAAATATTATTATCCTTGGATACGGACAAAACAATACCCAGGGCGTAGGAACAAGAAAGACCCAGGATGTAATTAATCTTTCAAGTAACTATGGGAGGGAAATCGCTAAAAATTGGTACGCATCCGGTGGTGTAAGTTTACAAACTCAATTTGCTCCGGGCTATGAGGACGGAAATAATCCTGATGCGAAAAAGATATCCAACTTTATGGCTCCGGGATACCTTAATGTAGGGGCTGGTTTTACATATAGACCAAATGATAACTTCACCATGACATTACGTCCGGCAAATGCAAGGGTAACTTTTGTACTGGATAAAGACCTTCAGTATGCAGGAACTTACGGCTTAAAGAATGATGGAGATTCTTCACTATTTCAGTTCGGTTTCCTTGGAACAGCCATTTATAAAATAAAGATCATGGAAAACATTAACCTTACGAATACAGGGTCTGTCTTTTCCAATTATTTAGATCATCCTGAAAGACTGGTCCTGTCTTATAGCGGAATTTTAAATATGAAGATCAACAAATTTATTTCAACCAACATAACGCTGGATCTTTTATATGATCACAACCAGATCAGAAGAACACAGCTGAAACAGACTTTGGGAGTTGGTTTTGCCTATAATATTGATAACGGGAAAAAACGTTCTGATAAAAAAGACAATCAATCCTGGATGAAGAAGTAG